The DNA region TCACCGCGCCCACCTCGGGCACGGGCACGGTCAGCGTCGCGGTCGGCGCGAGCACGGGCACCTACACCGGCAAGCTCGCCAACCGCGGCTACGAGGTGAACATGCACGTGGCGGGCGCGCCCACCGCGGTCACGCTCGGCTCGACCACGCTGACCAAGCACACCACCAGGTCGGCCTACGACGCGGCGGCCACCGGCTGGTTCCACGACCCGGCCGACCGCCAGGGCGTGCTGTACGTCAAGACCGGTTCGCTGTCGACGTCGTCGGCGTTCACCGTCACCGCGTCCGCCGTCACCCTGCCGACCGCCCTGGCCATCCCGTCAGTGCCCGCGGGTGCGCCGATCCCGAAGACCGGCCAGTCGGTGCTGTCGGTCGACAGCTTCGAGCCCGGTCAGACCGGCGCCAACGCGATCGACGGCAACAACGCGACGATCTGGCACACCGCCTGGTCGCAGGTCAACCCCGACCCGGCGCCGCCGCACGAGATCCAGATCGACCTCGGCGGGCATTACAACGTCGACGGCCTGCGGTACCTGCCCCGGCAGGACGGCGGCGTCAACGGCCGGATCGGCCAATACGAGGTCTACGTCAGCGGCAGCACCACCAACTGGGGCACCGCGGTCACCTCGGGCGGCTTCGCCAACAGCGTCACGGAGAAGAACGTCACCTTCCCCGCGAAGGCCGGGCGCTACGTGAAGCTGCGCGCCCTGTCGGAGGTCAACGGGAACCCGTGGACCTCCGCGGCCGAGATCACCACGCTCGGCACGGCCGTCACCTCCGGTCCGATCAGCAAGACGGGCTGGTCCCTGGTCCACGTCGACAGCCAGGAGACCTCTGGCGAGAACGGCGCGGCGACCAACGCCTTCGACGGGGAGATGGGGACCATCTGGCACACCAAGTGGTCCGGCGGCGTGGCACCGCTGCCGCACGAGATCCAGATCGACATGGGCTCGGCACACTCGGTGTCGGCCCTGCGATACCTGCCCCGGCAGGACGGCGGCGCGAACGGCCGGATCGGCCAGTACGAGGTGTATGTCAGCGACAGCACCACGAACTGGGGCACGGCGGTGGCGACGGGAACCTTCGCCAACGACGGCACCGAGAAGACGGCGTCGTTCACCGCGAAGTCCGGCCGGTACCTGCGACTGAGGGCACTGACCGACGCCACCGGCGGCCAGTACACCTCGGCGGCGGAGATCACCGCGATCGGGATCTGACCGGTAAATGGGACGCGGGCCTCCCTTCTTCGGGAGGCCCGCGTTTCCTTGTCCGCAACCGATATAATGGTCTAGACAACTTGCCCTGGATCAGAGGAGCCCCGGTGCTGCTGGAGATCATCGCCCTCACCGTCGCCGACGCCCGCGCCGCGGAGCTCGGCGGCGCCGACCGGCTGGAGGTGATCAGCGACATGGCCAGCGACGGTCTCACCCCAGCACCCGACCTGGTCGCCGCGATCCGCGCGGCGGTCGGCATCCCCCTGCGGGTGATGCTGCGCGACCGGGCCGGGTTCACCGTCGACCGCTACCGCCTGGCCGACCTGGTGTCGATGGCGAAGACGCTGCGGGCGGCCGGGGCCGACGAGTTCGTGCTCGGCTTCCTGACCGACGACGGCCGAGTGGATCTCGACGCCACGGAGACACTGGTGGGCGCGCTGGACGGGGCGAACTGGACCTTCCACCGCGCGATCGACCACGCGGGCGACGCGGAATCCGCGTGGCCCGCGCTGTGCGAACTGCCCGGGTTGGACTTCGTGCTGACGGCGGGATCGGCGGCGGGCCTGTCCGACGGACTCGCGGTCCTGGCGGGCCGGGCGGGGTGGCAGGCCTCCGGCGTCCGGCTCATCGCGGGCGGCGGACTGCGGACCGAGCACATCCCCGAACTGCGCGCGGTCGGCGTCACCGCGTTCCACGCGGGCGGACTGGTCCGGCCGAACTGGGAGTCCCCGGTCGAGCCGGAACGGGTGCGGATGCTCCGAGAACTGGTCGACGCCTCGGCTTACCCCGGCTGACCGGCTAAGACCTCGCACTCCGGGAAGGCGGGCTGGTGAGATTGTCGATCGCGTCCGGGGAGAGCAGGTCGTCCAGGATCATCACGACACAGGCCGCCAGGGCGGCTTGGTCGTCCAAAGTGGACGCCTCAATGGTCAGTCCGCGGGTCGCGACGTCGGTGGACTGCTGGTAGGTCAGTTCGCGGATGCCCGCGACCAGGCCGTCGGAGACGATGTCGCCGCTGACCACGATCGCCGCCGGGTTCAACAGGTTGACCACCCCGGAGGCCACCTCCCCGATCCGCCTGCCCGCGTCGCGAATCGCGCGCAGGGCCTCCGGATG from Alloactinosynnema sp. L-07 includes:
- a CDS encoding copper homeostasis protein CutC, whose translation is MLLEIIALTVADARAAELGGADRLEVISDMASDGLTPAPDLVAAIRAAVGIPLRVMLRDRAGFTVDRYRLADLVSMAKTLRAAGADEFVLGFLTDDGRVDLDATETLVGALDGANWTFHRAIDHAGDAESAWPALCELPGLDFVLTAGSAAGLSDGLAVLAGRAGWQASGVRLIAGGGLRTEHIPELRAVGVTAFHAGGLVRPNWESPVEPERVRMLRELVDASAYPG